One window of the Scylla paramamosain isolate STU-SP2022 chromosome 22, ASM3559412v1, whole genome shotgun sequence genome contains the following:
- the LOC135111855 gene encoding LIRP-like — MKVMVFLLLVVTAMQRGRTRGSPRTLPVGGLVREGERRLCGWRLANELNRVCKGVYNMPTVSSNALFYLKGRGGKRVDLWPVGRELQFPSWTQAPVDDLRAGQLSEPRLLHRPVSSSEYQRLPLLTGAEASQVVGGSPRVKRGLSAECCRKACSVSELAGYCY, encoded by the exons ATGAAGGTAATG GTCttcttgttgttggtggtgacggCAATGCAGAGAGGAAGGACACGCGGCTCCCCCAGGACCCTGCCGGTGGGTGggctggtgagggagggagagcggcgGCTGTGTGGCTGGAGGCTGGCCAATGAACTCAATCGGGTGTGCAAAGGTGTCTATAACATGCCGACAGTCTCCAGTAATGCCCTCTTCTACCTGAAAGGACGAG gaggaaaaagagtggATTTGTGGCCAGTCGGGAGGGAACTGCAGTTCCCTTCGTGGACACAAGCACCGGTTGACGATTTGCGAGCGGGCCAGCTAAGTGAGCCTCGCCTCCTACACAGACCAGTGTCCTCCAGTGAGTACCAGCGTTTGCCCCTGCTGACCGGAGCGGAAGCGTCACAGGTGGTAGGTGGGTCGCCTCGGGTCAAGCGGGGATTGTCTGCTGAGTGCTGCCGTAAGGCTTGCTCGGTGTCAGAGCTGGCAGGATACTGCTACTAG